The Carassius carassius chromosome 28, fCarCar2.1, whole genome shotgun sequence region TCCAGTGCATGCATGAGGTGCACACCTTTCTGTCCACATGCCCTGGCATCGACACCACAGTGGCTGCAGAACTGCTCAACCACCTGCTAGAGTGCATGCCATTAAATGAGGATCACCTTCAGGAGATGATTAAAGAGCTCATATCAGAGCCCTCCTCCTCCAGTCGATCATGGCCATCTGGAGAGGTGCTAAGTCCAGGAGGCCACAGTGTGTCTGACCTATTCTCAGCACTGTCCCCATCCCCATCCAATCGTTCTAGTGAGGACCTCTGCTCTGACCCAGAGGAGACAGAGACCGAAGAAAGTCCTGCATCAGCTGAGGACAGCCTGAACTCCTCCATCATCACACACTctaagtttatgtggcggccatggtAGAATTGTTTTTAAAGACCATGCATCTTTATTTATAATTCACTTAATCTTGTATTGGAGCATGATTGAATTCTTTTCATATATGATTTTCTTGAGAAAATGGCTGAAGCTTTAGGATTTTATAAGCAAAGGCTGATATATTGGGATAAGACATCATCTTACAGAAAAGTATGGATTTCATAGTAACTTTAACATACCCCTGGATATTTTTTGTCTTCTGAAACATGATGCCTCGAAGCATAAAAGCTTATTTAGAAATGAATTTTAGATTGAACTAGCTTAAAAAGTGAACTGATGTATTCTAGAGATTGAGAAATTGTTTTCTATTAGTGGGCCGAAAGATTTTTGTGTCTTTTGTAGAGTTAAAAATATAGAAAGTCTCACTGATAGACTGGCACATGGATAAAGTCCATGGCCCTGTGTAGTATAGccattaaaaagtatgtttttattgttatacatatatatatatatatatatatatatatatatatatatatatatatatatatatatatagtagtgcaGTATTGCAGTTCCCGGTTCAATTTgtataatgcttttttatttgtttgttaatctgtaaatttatttaatttggacATTAAAAGTTTTCATGTCTAGGCCTATTTGTCAATGGGATAGGTGTGGACACAACacagaaattaatatatatttgaaaatctaaattTTGTAATGGAAAGTTTGTTTGAAGAAACGTAATCATTTGTGGTAATATTCTTACCTCTCATTAGTAAGAGACTTAAAGTGATCAGTTAGTAAAATATCAAAGCCGAAGATGCTGAAGAGAGGaaagcgtatatatatatatatatatatatatatatatatatatatacattgtggTTTGTGGTTACATGTTAAATCATTACAGCTATATGGTACATAGTTTATAAGAACATTGTGTCTATATTAACTTTCTGTTTTTCTTGATATATTTCACATGTATACCAGTGACTTAAAGTGTCAATTAATTTCCAGAGATTCTAAATCAAAGAAACTAATGAAAGACCGGAACACTTTAATAATCCTTAAAGTTTAGAAAATGCATAATACTGAGGAGAGGTTTTAGTCTGCTGtgtttaatatttagttatttactgaatttattctattttattccacTTTAGTTTATTTAATTAGAGGTATTTATCATTAATAGAGGTTTGAATAGATAAAGAAAAAACTGAGTAGGGTGAGGGGTCAGCTAAGTGTGTGCTCGTTGAGAGAACAGATGGTGATGAAAACAAATCCCTTGTGACCAAGATGTTTTACGTCTTAAAACCTACtggtttatttaataataataataataataataaaaacgcttacaaataattaaataataatacatttaaaaagagtCTCTCTGCGCTTTTTAAGCCCCAAGGTGTTACTTATAACCATTACTGTAATTCAGAAAATTGAAATTCATATACCTAAGACCTAAACAAAGTGCCAGCATGCTTTAAATAGATTAATCCTACTTTTATGAAAATTATAAAGCAGTCTTGAATAATACATCAACAATCTGACATTTTCAATCATTTTCAAATAACTATAAATGGGTCAATGACCAATACAGCTAGGCTATTCAAaggtttttataattaaaaaaaaaaaatctgaattaaatacatatttaagctGGAAATTTTTATCTAAGTTTTATCTAATAAGTTTTAACATTACAGTGTTTAGAtagatttatttactgtttttaacttTACAACCCAAAAAATATCAGGTGATACAACCAAATATTGTAAATTTCTACATATATTCCTGATTTTATCTCCAAGTGGTTGTACCACCATGACATTTGAGAATACCAATTGCTGGACAAAagttttctcaacagtttatcTCAACAGCTTTATTAAATCTATGGTCAACagtattttatttagcatttattacAACTAAAGCTCCATTTTGAATAGTTTTCTTAGTTTGTTCATAATATGTGCAGATGGTTGTGTCACCTGACGTTTTGGAGGTTTGAgataccaaaacataaaataatatttataatttcagtGTACTCAAAATGTATTCAAACTATAAAAGTTTTTATCGAATAAAGGGATACTTgtcaatataaaaattatttttaaaaggcaATATTGCACTCAGACACCAAAATATGTACATCTCGTCATTGATCATATTCAaatcatataattaaataataaaaaaattgtcagtTAATTAAATTAACCA contains the following coding sequences:
- the her13 gene encoding hairy-related 13, with the protein product MSPAARLRNGFDVEEEAFYAAKGDRKTRKPIVEKKRRARINESLQDLRTLLTDIDLQTKMENAEVLELTVKRVENILQNHSKEPEAVNQETSERFAAGYIQCMHEVHTFLSTCPGIDTTVAAELLNHLLECMPLNEDHLQEMIKELISEPSSSSRSWPSGEVLSPGGHSVSDLFSALSPSPSNRSSEDLCSDPEETETEESPASAEDSLNSSIITHSKFMWRPW